The window ACTCTTGGAGGTCAAGGATGGTGGAGTTGCTGGGCATTTAGGAATCGCTTTTTATAGTATAGGtagaatttgatatttttacaGAACAAGATCTTGCTCTGCATCTTAGTTATTTCTCTGTTAAGatatcattcattcttttgtgcAATATGTTGTTTTTCTGAAAGAGTTTCTGTTCCTTGGGTGTGGACCTGGGCAAAAACCAGGTTCCTGAAACTTAGAACCTTGAATGTTTTTCATGGGGCTCCAGACAATCTCACACATTAGTCATTCCCAGGGAACCCCAGGACAACTGCCTTTGTTCTAAAATATGTTTCTAGTATGACTTGAGGCGTAACAGAAGTGAGGCCCTGCACATGGGGCTGTTTTCTGGCTGGTATGTTAGAGGAATAGTCCTGTTCAGAAAGAGGCCCTTCTGAGCAGATATGGCTAATAAACTTCGTGCTGACCTAGAAGTGTTTCCTCTCTGAACTTCTTTACTTCTCTGCTCACAAAGACTAATGTCCTTGGAGACACTAGCAGGCCATGTAAGATCAAGGTCAGCAAATCAGGACCCATTTCCACTCACCCCAGTAGGCActcctttgtaatttttttcttactcccTTGTTTAGAACAGCCTTTCCTGTCCCTTAGATTCTTCCAGAGGTCTGTGAGCCATATATAAGTTGGGGGGGTGGGTACAGTTCTAGAATGGGCAGTTTTGAACTAGCCCATTGTCACTTGGCCGTTTAGTGACAAAGCCAAGATACAAGCCTGGTTCTGTTTGACTTCAAAGCCTGTGCTTTTTTAATGTTGTGActatggagaaaaggaagggaaatgatCACAGTAGCCTCCCCCTTCTCTTTGCTTCAAAGATAGTTTACCTCCCCTTGGGTAGTCAGGCCCTCCGATGGGGCTCACAGATGTCCTTAAGGGAGAATCCCATTAATTTGGGAGATTTACCACCATCTTCCTGGAATACCCTTTCTGCTCAAACAGCTCTGACTTTTGATCCTGCAGTGATCGGGACTCCTGTCTTTGGCCAAATACACTCTTGGCCAAGAAAGTAAGGAGGCACAGGGTCAGGTGGCAAAAGGAGTCACATTTAGGGGCCCAGCTTCCTTATCTTAACCCTTTGTAATCCGATTCAGCTTGCTTAGCTATGCCAGGATCTAGACCTAAAAGATCCTTGATACTCTATGTATATACCAGTAGGTCAGGAAAACATATCCCTGTCCACTGGAGCCCTGCAGAGTAGAAGGATGCATACAGTAGTCCTTTggccctctttttccttttcccaaccAAGCCTAGAAATCACACTCAGATATCCACATAAATAAGTCTTTATTGAAAAAAGTACATaattcaatataaatataataaataatcctCCCCAAGCTGCTGCCATGAGGATAAATAATCTTAAGTTTTCTCTTCctattgaataaatattcaaCTTTGTCCTAGGTCAGCATCATAAGTTAGTCAGTATGCAACATATGCAAGTCTCATTAGAATTAATGGACTGATAACTTATTGGCTCACAGGTGCCTGGGCTGATTCATTTAGCACTGCTGAGCCATGGAGATCTGGGTACCATCCTTAAGCCATTGGCTTTACTGGCTCAGGGTTGCTGCTCCGTGGGCAAAGACCCGGGCAGCTACAGCCACAAAGGCCTGGAGGCTGCGAAGGATCTTGAGGCGGAGGAGGAGGCGCTGCCATGGCTGGCTGGGACTGGGGCTTGGAGTTTGCTCAGTCTCCCAGTGGTGACCCTCTGGCTGAAAGGATACAGTACACAATCAGAACTCTAGATCCTTCACCGTCCAGTCCCTGTGTCTGATACCTGCAAGCCCCCATTCTCCAGGCCCCTAGTTCATACCTGCAAGAGTTGCCTAAGGCCCAGGAGGTTGGCGTGAAGCTGGCCCACAGGGCCATCAGGCTCCCCTGTGAAAATGTCTGAGCCCAGCAGCTTCTCATAAAAAACCAGGCCCTGGTGGATCCTTTGTAAGCAGAACTGGTGGGAGGAAAGAAAGCAGTGAAAGAAAACATCCCTTCTTCCTACTCCATTCACCAAAGACCCACCCAGTGCTTTGTTCTTAGACACCACTATGGTCTGGATGTTTGTGTCCCCACAAAATTCAGATGTTGAATTCTAATCCCCTAGCATAATGGTATTAGGAGGAAAGGCCTTCACAAAGTGATGATGTCATGAGGGTGGAGGCCTCTGGAACTCAATTAGTACTCTTCTAAAAGAGACCCATGGAACTCCCAAGGCCCTCTGCTGTATGAAGATCCTAGaagtctgggcagccccggtggcccagtggtttagtgtcgccttcagcccagggtgtgatcttggagaccagggatcgagtcccatgtcgggctccctgcatggagcctgcttctccctctgcctgtgtctctgcctctttctctctctgtgtctgtcataaataaataaataaaatcttagaaagaaagaaagaaagaaagaaagaaagaaagaaagaaagaaagaaagaaagaaagaaagaaagaaagaaagaaaagaaaagaaaagaaaagaaaagaaagaaagaaaagaaaagaaagaaagaaaaagatcccaGAAGCCTGCAGTCTTGAAGGCCCTTACCTGACCATGCTAGCACCCTGATCTCcgacttccagcccccagaacaGTGAGAACTAAATTTTGgatgtttataagccacccagtctgtgatattggTTACAGTAGGCTGAACGGACAAGGTCAGATCGAACTTTTACTAATTCACCACAATACCCAATGATGTACCAGTCCCCTCGTCCTTGTCGTCTACCCTCATCTTACTACCTGACTGTTGTCTTTGAGTCCTTGGGGATCACAGCCATCCCCGCACTGGATGCGGGGGACATCACTTGTAGTCTCGCCATCTCCCTCTTCTCTTGGTAGGTCCTGGAATGCAGGAGGGAATGGGAAGATTAAAGAGATAAGAGAAATGTTTTCAAACTCCACTAGGCCCATGACTCTCCCCAGAACCTCACTCCCCTGTCCTCTCTTACTCTCTGATGACCTCCGACCCTCCAGCTTCCTCCAAAGCTAGAGAGTCTCCCACTGCATCCTTGAAGAGCTTGGATAGGCTCCTGTTTGGTGCCCAAGCCTGCCACTTACCACATGTCCCATGGGAGGATGTGCACTCCACACCAGCGTGCAGAGCTTCTGTGAGAGCTGCTGGCCCTGAATCCAGGCAGGGCTACTGCCCTCAGGCATGGCCCGGGGCTCAGCAGtccagggcagcagcagcagcagcagcagcatcacagCCCTGCTTCCCAGCATCTTGCTGCCTGCTTCTCAAATCTGGCTGGCTCTGGGCCTTGCACTGGTCCTTGTGGAATCTCTGCCCACTTCCCTGTGCTGATCCTGATGCTCTCCGTTCTGTGAGTCTCTGGTTTGGTTCCTTCTGTTCTGTTTCTGAACTGCTTCctgctgtttttttccccttgtctcTGAGTCTCTTTTTAAGGTCCCTGCATTGTAAGACCCGCCCTTTATACTAGCAGGTGACTCACAGCAGGTGGGATTCCCCTCCCTGCATCATCCCCCTCCGTGGGGAGCCCAGGTATGCAGCCTTAGTTCCAAGGGAAATGAGACGTGTGGTTGCTGtggctggaggcctgggatggggCATATGTGTAATGCTCTCCATGAATTGAAGTGGCTGTAGAGGAGGTGGGGGTAGGAGGAACGAATATTTAAATGAATCTAGTCTCAAGTTCCTTCCTGTTTAACTTTTCCGTCATCTTTTTGCCTCTCAAAGCTATATACTTCCCCCTAGCACCTAATTTCCTTACCTCCtgcctgagaaaaataaaaaacagaagcattcatttatttcccaatAGGATAGCAAGATGTTTGGAATGAAGTTTGGTTTCCACCTGGTGCCCTCTATCTAAGAACCAGGGgggcttctttttctcccttgagAACAATTATTTTCAAAGGAAGAGAATGGACTCGATGGTACTTTGTGAATTGGGAAGCCATATAATGCCATAAAACATATTACTGCCCCCACTTCAGGCCTCATTGTGGAGACTAGGAGGGCTTGGGGGCTCTTGGAGGGGGAGAATTGTTGCTGAGAACCTTCTGACTCCTCAGCCTTAGTGGCCCAATGTTTCATAGGATCTGTGGGGTTCAGGCAGTGGTTCTTTTGGGATGCCAGGGTAAGCAAGGGCTAGATATGCTAAGCCTAACCCCTGTCCCACAGCTAGGAAGTCCAGGAGGTCTAGGGAGTTGAGGTGCGCTATGTCAGTGACCCTGGCCAGTCCTTCAGCCTGTTGCATCCATGGGTAAAATCCGCTGACACTGATTTCATCACCCTCCCTGATGCAACATCCAGTGAAACAGCTGAGAATGTGAAGTTGGGcgtgggagtgggggggtggtCCAAATCTGGGACTGCCCCAACCCCGGTGGAGGGTCCCAGAACAATTTGGACGTCAGAATGAGGACATGGCTGACCACAGAGATGGTCCTTAAGGCCTCCCCAAGAGGTTGACCCTTCTCTGAGTAACTTACCCTTGATAGAGGTCTCCCTTCCCTTAGAACTATTCAAAACTGCCCAATGAAACCTTTGATTCAAATGTTATGACTCTGTGGTAACTTTCCTTTGGATAAAACATTTCCAGCATCAAGAGAGATAATCTCAGTGTGAGTGGGAAATGGTTTGCCTCTGTCTACCTATGTAGACACAAATGGAATAAGGAAACGGGGATTgtagggggaggagaggagctcACCTTACTGTGTTTAGTATCTCCTGTGGCCCCATTCTGGGAGGCCTAAGGGACAGGAGATGAAAGGTAAAAGGAGGAGGAAGTAGACTCCTGGGGGATGGGATGACAGAGACTAGGGTGAGTTGTAGGCACGGGGCTCTGCTGCTTTGTTTCACTTCCTGGTGCTTCAGAGATTTGGGTAGGAAGCAAGGTTGGTGGGGTGATTGTGGGACTGTTCTGTGGCGGAAACTACTTCCAGGACTGATCTGACCTGGAGCTGCCGTGACCCCTTGACGTCAGCAGGGCCACAACTGTTATGCAAATCACATTCACAAGACACTCCTAAGCAGCCTTTCCAGTTGGATGCCCAAACTCCAAATCCAGCTGAAGTTCCCCTAGGTAATTAATACTGGGGCTAATATACATGCAACTCTCACTTTATGCCAAGTACTTGGTGCAAGGCCTTTTCATGTATTAacccatttaattctcacaacagcccagtgaggtaggtactattatcatccctatattacagatgaagaaggaaATGAGTAATTTATCCAAGATCACGGATCTGAGTGGCCAGAATTCCGGGCAGACAATG of the Vulpes lagopus strain Blue_001 chromosome 5, ASM1834538v1, whole genome shotgun sequence genome contains:
- the IL23A gene encoding interleukin-23 subunit alpha, whose translation is MLGSRAVMLLLLLLLPWTAEPRAMPEGSSPAWIQGQQLSQKLCTLVWSAHPPMGHVDLPREEGDGETTSDVPRIQCGDGCDPQGLKDNSQFCLQRIHQGLVFYEKLLGSDIFTGEPDGPVGQLHANLLGLRQLLQPEGHHWETEQTPSPSPSQPWQRLLLRLKILRSLQAFVAVAARVFAHGAATLSQ